In Acidicapsa ligni, a single window of DNA contains:
- a CDS encoding CRTAC1 family protein: MNRLRTQAKIPVSRRTFLASLCAGVAGMGVRQAFPQAAGTPGVSGIPGAPALFQAIDPSRSGITWTHSNGRSPSYYLPETTGAGCAFLDYDNDGWMDIYLVNSGACDFFTPATPLRNALYRNNRDGTFTDVTLKAGVAGAGYGMGVAVGDFNGDGYPDMFVTGYNRSILYRNNGDGTFTDITEKSGIVTPGWASSAVWFDYDNDGRLDLFVCRFVEFAKQDNKFCGNEKTGDRYYCIPSVYPPAASWLFHNNGDGTFTDVSAQTGIASVKGKAWGAVATDVNNDGWMDLFVANDTERNFLFINHQGKFKDEGLEAGIAYSADGRARSGMGVDSADLDQDGWQDLFVTNVDQEMYSVYHNNHDVTFDDLAAPSGLGNTTRAMSGWGLRFFDYDNDGNLDLFIANGHPDDQIEAHSASVTYREPLLLFHNNGNGLQNVSDSAGPIFHEHFSARGLAIGDFDNDGAVDVLVAVNNGAPLLLRNQAAHGSHWLGLRLIGTKANIDAIGARIAWTAGTLKRTALKTGGGSFLASHDPRIVLGLGSNSKLDHLEIRWPQPSTRVDTFTDLPVDRYITIVEGKGIRS; this comes from the coding sequence ATGAATCGATTGAGAACCCAGGCCAAAATACCCGTCAGCCGCCGAACCTTCCTCGCATCCCTGTGTGCTGGCGTCGCCGGCATGGGAGTTAGACAGGCTTTTCCACAGGCTGCGGGCACGCCTGGAGTTTCGGGCATACCTGGCGCTCCGGCGCTTTTTCAGGCAATCGACCCTTCGCGGTCCGGCATAACGTGGACTCACTCCAATGGCCGCTCTCCGTCCTATTACCTGCCTGAGACTACGGGCGCGGGCTGCGCCTTCCTCGATTACGACAATGACGGGTGGATGGATATCTACCTGGTCAACAGCGGGGCGTGCGATTTCTTCACCCCGGCAACGCCGCTCAGAAACGCGCTCTATCGCAATAATCGTGACGGCACATTCACCGATGTCACCCTGAAGGCGGGTGTGGCTGGCGCGGGATACGGCATGGGCGTGGCCGTGGGTGACTTCAATGGGGACGGATACCCGGACATGTTCGTGACCGGATATAACCGCTCGATTCTCTATCGTAATAACGGCGATGGCACCTTTACCGACATTACGGAGAAATCGGGCATCGTCACACCGGGCTGGGCATCGAGCGCAGTCTGGTTTGACTACGACAACGATGGCCGCCTCGACCTGTTTGTGTGCCGCTTTGTTGAGTTTGCCAAGCAGGACAACAAGTTTTGCGGCAATGAAAAGACCGGGGATCGTTATTACTGCATTCCCAGCGTCTATCCGCCTGCGGCAAGCTGGCTTTTCCACAACAACGGCGATGGCACTTTCACCGACGTCTCTGCGCAGACCGGGATCGCCTCAGTCAAAGGAAAAGCCTGGGGAGCGGTGGCCACGGACGTCAACAACGATGGCTGGATGGATCTGTTTGTCGCCAACGACACGGAGCGAAACTTTCTGTTTATCAACCATCAGGGCAAGTTCAAGGACGAGGGGCTTGAGGCTGGCATTGCCTACAGCGCTGACGGGCGCGCACGTTCAGGCATGGGCGTCGATTCCGCCGATCTCGACCAGGATGGCTGGCAGGATCTCTTTGTCACCAACGTTGACCAGGAGATGTACTCCGTTTACCACAACAACCACGATGTCACCTTTGACGATCTGGCGGCGCCCTCCGGGTTGGGCAACACTACCCGCGCCATGAGTGGATGGGGTTTGCGCTTTTTCGACTACGACAACGACGGAAACCTTGACCTCTTTATCGCCAACGGACACCCGGACGACCAGATCGAGGCTCACTCGGCCAGCGTTACCTATCGCGAGCCGCTTCTGCTCTTTCACAACAACGGCAACGGCCTGCAGAATGTCAGCGATTCAGCCGGACCCATTTTTCATGAACATTTCTCTGCCCGCGGTCTGGCCATCGGCGACTTCGATAATGACGGCGCGGTCGATGTACTGGTGGCGGTTAATAACGGTGCTCCCTTGCTGCTTCGTAACCAGGCTGCGCATGGGAGTCACTGGCTTGGCCTGCGGCTCATTGGGACGAAGGCCAACATTGACGCTATTGGGGCACGCATTGCATGGACCGCGGGAACGTTGAAGCGAACGGCTCTCAAGACCGGCGGAGGAAGTTTTCTTGCCAGCCACGATCCTCGTATCGTCCTCGGGCTCGGCTCCAATAGCAAACTCGACCATCTGGAAATTCGCTGGCCCCAGCCGAGTACGCGTGTCGATACGTTCACGGATCTTCCCGTCGACCGCTACATCACTATTGTCGAGGGCAAGGGCATTCGATCCTGA
- a CDS encoding glycoside hydrolase family 27 protein has translation MRKIRTQKSSFAIVCGIALLFSLGLMAVPGYGQSLTGSWVIEGKTLDNGEQPKSIVELKQDGSTVTGTLKTLGYSVELKGTATGNHFEVFANWSTTRPFLAGDLVNGELHATERGRNPIVAKPSTSADAMPLVPYIEPPPLHKIPYNGLAKTPPMGWNSWNLFAGKIDDQTVRTMADAMVSSGMRDAGYIYVNIDDTWEGVRDAQGNLQANHKFPDMKALADYVHSKGLKLGIYSSPGPRTCAAYPASYGHEVQDAKTFASWDIDYLKYDWCSARNIYKNDALQPVYQKMGEALQATGRPMIYSLCEYGWGSVEKWGTEVGGNLWRTTGDIRDEWSSMIENVEKQVPTAPYAGPGHWNDPDMLEVGNGHMSNDEYRTHMSLWALVASPLLAGNDIRIMTPETKAILLNKEVIAVDQDSLGKQASPVKNGDVETWVKPLADGGVAVGVVNLGSSAAQTTIHASDLHLGKVKKARDLWEHKDVKFTGDGYSATVPSHGVLLLRVK, from the coding sequence ATGCGAAAAATACGAACTCAGAAAAGCTCGTTCGCGATAGTTTGCGGTATCGCGTTGTTGTTCAGCCTTGGCTTGATGGCGGTTCCGGGATACGGGCAAAGCCTGACCGGTAGCTGGGTGATCGAAGGAAAAACCCTCGACAACGGGGAGCAACCCAAGTCGATTGTGGAGTTGAAGCAGGACGGCAGCACAGTCACCGGTACTCTGAAAACCCTGGGCTACAGCGTGGAACTGAAGGGGACAGCGACTGGCAATCACTTTGAGGTCTTCGCCAACTGGAGCACGACCAGGCCTTTTCTTGCAGGCGATCTCGTCAACGGCGAGTTGCATGCCACGGAGCGCGGCCGAAACCCGATAGTGGCTAAGCCGAGTACCAGCGCCGATGCGATGCCTCTGGTTCCATACATCGAGCCTCCGCCGCTGCACAAGATTCCTTACAATGGATTGGCCAAGACGCCGCCGATGGGCTGGAATAGCTGGAATCTCTTCGCAGGAAAAATCGATGACCAGACCGTGCGAACGATGGCCGACGCAATGGTGTCCAGTGGCATGCGCGACGCCGGCTACATCTACGTCAACATTGATGACACATGGGAAGGCGTACGGGACGCGCAGGGAAATCTGCAGGCCAATCACAAGTTTCCTGATATGAAGGCGCTGGCAGATTATGTGCATTCCAAGGGGCTGAAGCTGGGCATCTATTCTTCGCCTGGGCCACGCACCTGCGCTGCCTATCCTGCCAGCTACGGGCACGAGGTACAGGATGCCAAGACCTTCGCCAGTTGGGACATCGACTACCTGAAGTACGACTGGTGCAGCGCGCGCAATATCTATAAGAACGACGCGCTCCAGCCCGTTTATCAAAAGATGGGTGAGGCGCTGCAGGCCACAGGCAGACCGATGATCTACAGCTTGTGCGAGTACGGTTGGGGCAGCGTCGAAAAATGGGGAACGGAAGTCGGCGGCAACCTGTGGCGTACGACGGGCGACATCCGCGACGAATGGTCAAGCATGATCGAGAACGTTGAGAAGCAGGTGCCGACCGCTCCTTACGCGGGTCCGGGCCATTGGAACGATCCCGATATGCTAGAGGTCGGCAACGGCCACATGAGCAATGACGAATACCGCACACACATGAGTTTGTGGGCGCTCGTAGCTTCGCCGCTGTTGGCTGGTAACGATATTCGCATCATGACGCCCGAGACGAAAGCAATCCTGCTCAACAAAGAAGTGATCGCAGTCGATCAGGACTCGCTGGGCAAGCAAGCCTCGCCGGTCAAGAATGGCGATGTTGAAACCTGGGTAAAGCCGCTCGCGGATGGAGGTGTTGCTGTGGGCGTGGTGAACCTCGGATCATCAGCCGCGCAAACGACAATCCATGCCAGCGATCTGCACCTGGGCAAGGTGAAGAAAGCGCGCGACCTGTGGGAGCATAAAGATGTGAAGTTCACCGGCGATGGTTATTCCGCAACCGTGCCATCGCATGGCGTACTGCTCTTGAGAGTCAAATAA
- a CDS encoding aldolase, with the protein MTNEHILQTAPVAVELPKTLALQKSLLSDMELPFREIFYPLGYAVEIITNDPAVLEAARESFGHGRFSRSSATLQVRIGVSEGGGPGCPPEPVRRQYNYLYSMVADAENQAMLDLKSCVSFVWLQKATVDNRLYFRYNFLEKTVYLLLGSSVVTDLHAACVSKHGKGILLCGDSGAGKSTLSYACARSGWTYTSDDTSYLINNSDMPSVIGHSHRARFRPSAKTIFPELEGRALTPRMEGKPSLEVPTSELPGIQSASEAEVHYIIYLNRSPSATGKLIPLPEGTATQRTRRELYSAGEVRAKHEEILESLSSVPTFELQYCELDHAIQQLDLLLQGA; encoded by the coding sequence ATGACGAACGAACACATTTTGCAGACAGCCCCAGTGGCGGTAGAACTTCCCAAAACACTGGCTCTCCAAAAGTCGCTTCTCAGCGATATGGAGTTGCCCTTCCGCGAGATTTTCTATCCACTTGGCTATGCTGTCGAGATCATCACTAACGACCCGGCAGTGCTCGAAGCGGCGCGTGAGAGCTTTGGTCATGGACGCTTCTCCCGGTCGAGCGCCACACTCCAGGTGCGCATTGGCGTCAGCGAGGGAGGTGGTCCTGGGTGTCCACCTGAGCCTGTTCGACGTCAGTATAACTATCTCTATTCCATGGTGGCAGACGCTGAGAATCAGGCAATGCTGGATTTAAAATCCTGCGTTAGTTTTGTCTGGTTACAGAAAGCTACTGTCGATAACAGACTCTATTTTCGCTATAACTTTCTTGAAAAAACGGTCTACTTGCTGCTAGGTTCATCCGTCGTAACAGACCTGCATGCAGCCTGTGTCAGCAAGCATGGGAAAGGCATTCTTCTTTGCGGAGACTCGGGCGCGGGGAAATCGACACTCTCTTATGCCTGTGCGCGTAGTGGGTGGACATATACCTCGGATGACACGAGTTATCTGATTAATAACTCGGATATGCCTTCCGTGATTGGACATTCACATCGAGCGCGTTTTAGACCAAGCGCCAAGACTATTTTTCCGGAGTTGGAAGGCCGCGCGTTGACTCCGCGAATGGAAGGGAAACCTTCGCTGGAAGTTCCGACCTCGGAGTTACCCGGCATCCAGAGTGCGAGCGAGGCGGAGGTACATTACATCATTTATCTGAATCGATCTCCGTCGGCAACGGGCAAGCTTATTCCATTGCCTGAGGGTACGGCGACACAACGCACGCGAAGAGAGCTTTACTCTGCTGGAGAAGTTCGTGCAAAGCACGAGGAGATCCTGGAGTCATTGTCCAGCGTTCCCACATTTGAACTGCAATATTGTGAGTTGGATCATGCCATCCAACAACTCGATCTGCTGTTGCAGGGCGCTTGA